A region of Beijerinckia sp. 28-YEA-48 DNA encodes the following proteins:
- the aroB gene encoding 3-dehydroquinate synthase produces MLTEVDPRAASIVRQLRGRSIVLVGMMGSGKTSVGRRLAQRLGLDFVDADHEIEAAAGMTIPEIFSRNGENYFRDGERRVMARLLAEKQRVLATGGGAFMQVQTRENIARHGISVWLNADVDVLARRVRKRTNRPILHTANPEETLRKLIDERGPIYAQADLSVVSIDGPHDVVVDAILDKLSNSLDRLVHQETPTQATVRVELDERAYDIIIGQDLIASAGRHIAALFPKSACAIVTDENLAREHLPALERGLDAHGIRHARIVITPGEPSKCWSTFARVCDDIIAAKMERGDLVVALGGGVVGDLAGFAAATVRRGMRFVQIPTSLLAQVDSSVGGKTAINSEHGKNLIGAFYQPSLVLADTGALATLPPREFRAGYAEIVKYGLIDDAPFFDWLTTHWQAIFARGPELVEAIRKSCASKAAVVARDETEQGDRALLNLGHTFGHALETLLHYDSERLVHGEGVAIGVACAARFSAKLGYANAADAERVEAHLRECGLPSSITHIKGWNHGPDQILEAMFQDKKVQRGSLTFILMHGIGRSFIARGVDAAQVREFLTEELARS; encoded by the coding sequence ATGCTTACCGAAGTCGACCCCCGAGCCGCCTCCATCGTCCGCCAGCTCCGCGGCCGATCGATCGTACTCGTCGGCATGATGGGCTCCGGCAAAACCTCGGTCGGCCGCCGGCTAGCCCAGCGCCTCGGCCTCGATTTCGTCGATGCCGACCATGAAATCGAAGCCGCCGCCGGCATGACCATTCCGGAAATCTTTAGCCGCAATGGTGAGAATTATTTCCGCGACGGCGAACGCCGGGTGATGGCCCGCCTGTTGGCGGAAAAGCAGCGGGTGCTGGCAACAGGCGGCGGCGCCTTCATGCAGGTGCAGACGCGCGAGAACATCGCCCGCCACGGCATCTCGGTCTGGCTCAATGCCGACGTCGACGTATTGGCTCGCCGCGTCCGCAAGCGCACCAACCGGCCAATACTCCACACAGCCAATCCGGAAGAGACCCTGCGCAAACTGATCGACGAACGCGGTCCGATCTATGCCCAGGCCGATTTATCCGTTGTCTCCATCGACGGACCGCATGACGTGGTCGTCGACGCCATCCTCGACAAACTCAGCAACAGTTTAGATCGTCTCGTGCACCAAGAAACACCAACTCAAGCCACCGTCCGCGTCGAACTCGACGAGCGCGCCTATGACATCATCATCGGCCAGGATCTGATTGCCTCGGCCGGACGCCACATCGCCGCGCTGTTTCCAAAATCCGCCTGCGCCATCGTCACCGACGAGAACCTGGCGCGCGAACATCTGCCGGCGCTCGAGCGCGGCCTTGATGCCCATGGCATCCGCCACGCCCGCATCGTCATCACACCGGGCGAACCATCGAAATGCTGGAGCACCTTCGCGCGCGTCTGCGATGACATCATCGCCGCCAAGATGGAACGAGGTGATCTGGTCGTGGCGCTCGGCGGCGGTGTGGTCGGCGATCTCGCCGGTTTTGCCGCAGCCACCGTGCGGCGCGGCATGCGCTTCGTGCAGATTCCAACCAGCCTGCTGGCGCAGGTCGATTCCTCCGTCGGCGGCAAGACCGCGATCAATTCCGAACACGGCAAGAATCTGATCGGCGCTTTCTATCAGCCCTCACTCGTTCTCGCCGACACCGGCGCGCTGGCCACCCTACCGCCACGCGAATTCCGCGCCGGCTATGCCGAGATCGTCAAATACGGCCTGATCGACGACGCGCCATTCTTCGACTGGCTCACCACCCATTGGCAGGCGATCTTCGCCCGTGGCCCCGAACTGGTTGAAGCGATCCGCAAGAGCTGCGCCTCGAAAGCCGCGGTCGTTGCCCGCGACGAGACCGAACAGGGCGATCGCGCCCTGCTCAATCTCGGCCACACATTTGGCCACGCCCTCGAAACCCTGCTGCATTACGACAGCGAACGGCTGGTGCATGGCGAAGGCGTCGCCATCGGCGTTGCTTGCGCGGCGCGCTTCTCAGCCAAACTCGGCTATGCCAACGCAGCCGATGCGGAGCGTGTCGAAGCGCATCTGCGCGAGTGTGGCCTGCCAAGTAGCATCACGCACATCAAGGGCTGGAACCACGGCCCCGACCAAATCCTCGAAGCCATGTTTCAGGATAAGAAGGTCCAGCGTGGCTCGCTGACCTTCATCCTCATGCATGGCATCGGCCGCAGCTTCATCGCCCGTGGCGTCGATGCCGCGCAGGTGCGTGAGTTTTTGACGGAAGAATTGGCGCGCTCGTAA
- a CDS encoding histidine kinase yields MPSLIRFLLVIAILVGLVWGAMVALVSFVEPQPREMIQTIPPNRLNR; encoded by the coding sequence GTGCCGAGCCTGATTCGGTTCCTGCTTGTCATCGCGATCCTGGTCGGCCTCGTCTGGGGCGCCATGGTCGCGCTCGTGTCTTTTGTCGAGCCGCAGCCGCGCGAAATGATCCAGACAATCCCGCCCAACCGGCTCAACCGGTAG
- a CDS encoding site-specific tyrosine recombinase XerD, giving the protein MRALPATTLARQFLEMVAAERGAAKNTLDAYGRDLEDYLGFLIEQGLSPGDVDSTGVQAYLADLSARGLKPTSAARRLSCIRQFHKFLHAEGRRNDNPTIIIDAPKTGRPLPKVLTVADVDRLLQVAQEGLDDPSRPAGERLRAARMSCLLELLYATGLRVSELVSLPLSAASRQQWLTIRGKGGRERIVPTSDVAQKAMAAYRALFDELRPGQATQPWLFPADSESGYLTRQAFARDLKTTAAAAGIAAARISPHVLRHAFASHLLQNGADLRVVQELLGHADISTTQIYTHVLDERTKAMVRDLHPLADDPSE; this is encoded by the coding sequence ATGCGCGCGCTTCCCGCCACCACTCTTGCTCGCCAATTTCTGGAAATGGTCGCGGCCGAGCGCGGCGCGGCCAAGAACACGCTCGATGCCTATGGCCGCGATCTGGAAGATTATCTTGGCTTTCTCATCGAGCAGGGCCTATCGCCCGGCGATGTCGACAGCACCGGTGTCCAGGCCTATCTGGCCGATCTTTCGGCGCGCGGCTTAAAGCCGACCTCGGCCGCCCGACGGCTTTCCTGCATCCGCCAATTCCATAAGTTTTTGCATGCGGAAGGCCGCCGCAACGACAATCCGACCATCATCATCGATGCGCCAAAAACCGGCCGGCCGCTGCCGAAAGTGTTGACGGTCGCCGATGTCGACCGGCTGTTGCAGGTGGCGCAGGAGGGGCTCGACGATCCTAGCCGCCCGGCCGGCGAGAGGCTGCGGGCGGCGCGCATGTCCTGCCTGTTGGAATTGCTCTATGCGACCGGGCTACGGGTGTCGGAGCTGGTGTCGCTGCCGCTGAGCGCGGCGTCGCGGCAGCAATGGCTCACCATCCGTGGCAAGGGTGGGCGCGAGCGGATCGTGCCGACCTCGGACGTGGCGCAAAAGGCGATGGCGGCCTATCGGGCGCTGTTTGACGAACTGCGCCCCGGGCAGGCGACTCAACCCTGGCTGTTTCCCGCCGACAGCGAGAGTGGTTATCTGACCCGCCAGGCCTTCGCCCGGGACCTGAAAACCACGGCGGCGGCCGCCGGCATCGCCGCCGCCCGCATCAGCCCACATGTGCTGCGCCATGCCTTCGCCAGCCATTTATTGCAAAACGGCGCCGATTTGCGGGTGGTTCAGGAGCTTTTGGGCCACGCCGACATCTCGACCACACAAATTTACACCCACGTGCTGGACGAGCGGACGAAAGCCATGGTGCGCGACCTGCATCCGCTGGCCGACGATCCGTCCGAATAG
- a CDS encoding acetyl-CoA carboxylase carboxyltransferase subunit alpha yields MRSYLDFEKPVAELEAKVDELRAVADRDGSIAIGDELTQLEAKAAKALGDLYGKLTPWQKTQVARHQSRPHFGNYIKGLIEDFTPLAGDRKFAEDEAIVCGFGRFRGQSVCVMGQEKGSDTEGRLRHNFGMARPEGYRKAVRLMELADRFGIPVISLVDTAGAFPGIDAEERGQAEAIARSTDACLQLGVPNISVIVGEGGSGGAVAIATANRVLMLEHSIYTVASPEASASILWRDSARKQDAATNMKITAQDLLKFGIIDAIVPEPMGGAHRDPEKAIQWTGDAIETSLRSMDNMPPEAIRLAREEKFLAIGRRL; encoded by the coding sequence ATGCGTTCCTATCTGGATTTTGAAAAACCTGTCGCCGAACTTGAAGCCAAGGTCGACGAATTGCGCGCCGTCGCCGATCGCGATGGCAGCATCGCCATTGGCGATGAACTGACGCAGCTTGAGGCCAAGGCCGCCAAGGCGCTCGGCGATCTCTACGGCAAGTTGACGCCGTGGCAGAAGACGCAGGTCGCGCGGCATCAAAGCCGCCCACATTTTGGCAATTATATCAAAGGCCTGATCGAGGATTTCACGCCTCTCGCCGGCGATCGCAAGTTTGCCGAGGATGAAGCCATCGTGTGCGGCTTCGGCCGCTTTCGCGGCCAGTCGGTCTGTGTCATGGGCCAGGAAAAGGGCTCCGACACGGAAGGCCGGCTCCGGCACAATTTCGGCATGGCGCGGCCGGAAGGCTATCGCAAGGCGGTGCGGCTGATGGAATTGGCCGACCGGTTCGGCATTCCGGTCATTTCGTTGGTCGATACGGCCGGCGCCTTTCCTGGCATCGATGCCGAGGAGCGGGGCCAGGCCGAGGCCATCGCGCGCTCCACCGATGCCTGTCTGCAGCTCGGCGTGCCGAATATTTCGGTGATTGTTGGGGAAGGCGGATCGGGCGGCGCCGTCGCCATTGCCACGGCCAATCGCGTGCTGATGCTGGAACATTCCATTTATACAGTGGCTTCGCCGGAAGCCTCGGCGTCGATTCTGTGGCGCGATAGCGCCCGCAAGCAGGATGCGGCGACGAATATGAAGATTACTGCCCAAGATTTGCTGAAATTCGGCATCATTGATGCCATCGTGCCGGAGCCGATGGGGGGTGCCCACCGCGATCCGGAGAAAGCTATTCAGTGGACTGGCGATGCCATCGAGACGTCGCTGCGCAGCATGGACAACATGCCGCCAGAGGCGATCAGGCTGGCTCGTGAAGAGAAGTTTCTGGCGATCGGTCGCCGGCTTTGA
- a CDS encoding murein L,D-transpeptidase family protein: MTLKKFASSATSAKAMKIAAALVVAGVLAACQDSGGLRSARAYQPIPAETLALIQTKGSSKNAPILIRTYKKESELEIWKQTADGSYVHLKTYPMCRWSGQLGPKRREGDRQVPEGFYSITPAQMNPNSNYYLSFNVGYPNAYDRAHGYTGSMIMVHGDCSSAGCFSMTDEQIAEIYAIAREAFSGGQQAIQMQSMPFRMTPENLAKHRIDPNMPFWKEIKEGYDQFEVSKREPRVAVCNGRYAFGSASMNGAGCAPVQDADVSALVAERRRDQEAKVADLVASGVKPVKVVYSDGGQNPQFAHVSMVSRPEALAAGPVEIALDEKGKPAPAPRTAVAKVTPEATQPAAAPQPATTAVARSTVQPVPAVPAATAFAPATPVAAPATASTDKPFYQRWMGIGDILKADEQAASPATSADTTASTTPSTTPAVTPVVARPSVRPAARSSSRQQPAQQPEQNSKIVDPRQKTSALPQVIAGAQQPLPAGTLAR; the protein is encoded by the coding sequence ATGACTTTGAAGAAGTTTGCTTCCAGCGCCACTTCGGCGAAAGCGATGAAAATCGCGGCGGCGCTCGTGGTCGCCGGCGTGCTTGCCGCCTGCCAGGATTCTGGCGGGTTGCGCAGTGCCAGGGCTTATCAGCCGATTCCGGCCGAGACATTGGCGCTGATCCAGACCAAGGGCTCGTCGAAGAACGCGCCGATCCTCATCCGGACTTATAAGAAAGAGTCCGAGCTCGAGATCTGGAAGCAGACCGCTGACGGCTCTTACGTTCATCTCAAGACCTATCCGATGTGCCGCTGGTCCGGCCAGCTTGGTCCAAAGCGCCGCGAAGGCGACCGGCAGGTGCCGGAAGGCTTCTATTCGATCACGCCGGCGCAGATGAATCCGAATTCGAACTACTATCTGTCGTTCAATGTCGGCTATCCCAACGCCTATGACCGGGCGCATGGTTATACCGGCAGCATGATCATGGTGCATGGCGACTGCTCGTCGGCCGGCTGCTTCTCCATGACCGACGAACAGATCGCCGAAATCTATGCGATCGCGCGCGAGGCTTTCTCCGGTGGCCAGCAGGCCATCCAGATGCAGTCGATGCCATTCCGCATGACGCCGGAAAATCTCGCCAAGCATCGTATCGATCCGAACATGCCGTTCTGGAAAGAAATCAAGGAAGGTTACGACCAGTTCGAGGTGTCCAAGCGCGAGCCGCGCGTGGCCGTCTGTAATGGCCGCTACGCTTTTGGTTCGGCTTCGATGAACGGTGCTGGTTGCGCGCCTGTGCAAGACGCGGACGTGAGCGCGCTTGTCGCCGAACGCCGCCGCGACCAGGAAGCCAAAGTCGCCGATCTCGTCGCCAGCGGCGTGAAGCCGGTGAAGGTGGTTTATTCGGACGGCGGCCAGAACCCGCAGTTCGCCCATGTTTCCATGGTCAGCCGGCCAGAGGCGCTCGCCGCCGGGCCGGTTGAAATCGCTCTTGATGAGAAGGGTAAGCCGGCGCCCGCGCCGCGCACTGCCGTCGCCAAGGTGACGCCGGAGGCGACCCAGCCCGCCGCCGCACCGCAGCCTGCAACAACGGCCGTCGCCCGCTCAACGGTTCAGCCGGTGCCGGCCGTGCCCGCCGCCACCGCTTTCGCGCCCGCCACTCCTGTCGCTGCGCCCGCCACGGCTTCCACCGACAAGCCGTTCTATCAGCGCTGGATGGGGATCGGCGACATTCTGAAGGCCGACGAGCAAGCCGCGTCGCCGGCAACGTCCGCCGATACGACGGCGTCGACCACGCCTTCGACAACACCTGCGGTGACGCCGGTTGTCGCGCGCCCGTCCGTCCGGCCCGCAGCGCGTTCGTCTTCGCGCCAGCAGCCGGCGCAGCAACCGGAGCAGAATTCCAAGATCGTCGATCCACGGCAGAAGACGTCGGCTCTGCCGCAAGTCATCGCTGGGGCGCAGCAGCCGCTGCCGGCTGGGACGCTGGCGCGCTG